A single Chryseobacterium sp. DNA region contains:
- a CDS encoding patatin-like phospholipase family protein, protein MNFERVGLVLSGGGTKGIAHAGVLKFLKEKNIEIDILSCCSAGSIVGCLHAIGKTPEEIMGFFNSVYFFNWKHFTFNQPGLVSSVIFRNYLKPIFRDMKLRDLDMEVKIVATELVSGTQKIFDENFEIVDAIIASCSIPGITTPYIIGDEMYCDGGVLNNFPADIIRDECDKLIGVFVSPPNEARIEDLNSIKAIVSRSYDLLSYRIEKVKFEYCDWFISSQKLSAFGTFERRKDRLEHIFNIGYKAAKESYENSRFLTELRESGS, encoded by the coding sequence ATGAATTTTGAGAGAGTCGGGCTTGTTCTATCAGGAGGCGGTACCAAGGGGATCGCTCATGCAGGAGTATTAAAATTCTTGAAAGAAAAAAATATAGAAATAGATATTTTGTCCTGCTGTAGTGCCGGCTCTATTGTAGGATGCCTTCACGCGATCGGAAAGACTCCTGAGGAAATTATGGGATTTTTCAATTCTGTCTATTTTTTCAATTGGAAACATTTTACCTTCAATCAGCCCGGATTGGTTTCTTCTGTTATTTTCAGAAATTATCTCAAACCTATTTTTCGTGATATGAAATTAAGGGATCTGGATATGGAAGTGAAAATTGTCGCCACAGAGCTGGTTTCCGGAACCCAGAAGATTTTTGATGAAAATTTTGAAATTGTAGATGCCATTATTGCTTCATGTTCTATTCCCGGAATTACAACGCCCTATATCATTGGGGATGAAATGTATTGTGATGGGGGAGTCCTGAACAATTTTCCGGCTGATATCATCAGAGATGAATGTGACAAGCTTATCGGCGTATTCGTCTCACCACCGAATGAAGCTAGGATTGAAGACCTGAATTCGATTAAAGCGATTGTGTCCCGTTCTTACGACCTCCTTTCTTACAGAATTGAAAAGGTGAAATTTGAATACTGCGATTGGTTTATTTCTTCTCAGAAATTGTCTGCTTTTGGAACTTTTGAAAGACGTAAAGACCGCCTGGAACACATTTTTAATATCGGCTATAAGGCGGCTAAAGAAAGCTATGAAAACAGCCGTTTTCTTACAGAATTAAGAGAATCAGGAAGCTAA
- the lpdA gene encoding dihydrolipoyl dehydrogenase, translated as MNYDIIVIGSGPGGYVTAIRAAQLGFKTAIIEKENLGGICLNWGCIPTKALLKSAQVFHYINHAEDYGLNKVEGSFEFPNVIQRSRGVASKMSKGIEFLMKKNKIDVILGTATVQKGKKVSVTDKEGKVTEYSGSHIIIATGARSRELPNLPQDGKKVIGYRQALSLPEQPKSMIVVGSGAIGVEFADFYNTMGTKVTIVEFMPNIVPVEDEEVSKHLEKSLKKTGIEIMTNASVESVDTSGEGVKATVKTANGNITLEADILLSAVGIAANIENIGLEEVGIQTDKGRVLVNEWYETSVPGYYAIGDIIPTQALAHVASAEGITCVEKIKGLHVEKIDYGNIPGCTYCHPEVASVGLTEKQAKEKGYEIKVGKFPLSASGKATANGNTDGFIKVIFDAKYGEWLGCHMIGEGVTDMVAEAVVARKLETTGHEIIKSIHPHPTVSEAIMEAAAAAYGEVIHI; from the coding sequence AATTTGTCTTAACTGGGGATGTATTCCAACTAAAGCTTTATTGAAATCTGCTCAGGTTTTTCATTATATCAACCATGCTGAAGATTATGGTTTGAATAAAGTAGAAGGAAGCTTTGAATTCCCTAATGTTATTCAGAGAAGCCGTGGAGTTGCCAGCAAAATGAGCAAAGGAATCGAATTCTTAATGAAAAAGAATAAGATTGACGTAATTCTTGGTACAGCAACCGTTCAGAAAGGTAAAAAAGTTTCTGTTACAGATAAAGAGGGTAAAGTAACTGAATATTCAGGAAGCCACATTATCATTGCAACAGGAGCCCGTTCAAGAGAATTGCCAAATTTACCTCAGGATGGTAAAAAAGTAATCGGATACAGACAGGCATTATCTCTTCCTGAGCAGCCAAAATCTATGATCGTAGTAGGTTCAGGTGCTATCGGGGTGGAATTTGCCGATTTCTATAACACAATGGGAACAAAAGTGACTATTGTAGAGTTTATGCCAAATATTGTTCCTGTAGAAGATGAGGAAGTTTCCAAGCACTTAGAGAAATCTCTGAAAAAGACAGGAATCGAGATCATGACAAATGCTTCCGTAGAAAGTGTTGACACAAGCGGAGAAGGGGTAAAAGCTACCGTAAAAACGGCTAACGGAAATATCACCCTTGAAGCAGATATCTTACTGTCTGCAGTAGGTATTGCCGCAAACATCGAAAATATCGGTTTAGAAGAAGTAGGAATCCAGACCGATAAAGGAAGAGTTTTAGTAAACGAATGGTATGAAACTTCAGTACCGGGTTACTATGCTATCGGAGATATTATCCCAACTCAGGCATTGGCTCACGTTGCTTCTGCTGAAGGAATCACTTGTGTTGAGAAAATCAAAGGATTGCATGTTGAAAAGATCGACTACGGTAATATTCCGGGATGTACTTACTGTCACCCTGAAGTAGCTTCTGTAGGGCTTACTGAAAAGCAGGCAAAAGAAAAAGGATATGAAATCAAAGTGGGTAAATTCCCTCTTTCTGCAAGCGGTAAAGCTACTGCCAACGGAAATACAGACGGTTTCATCAAAGTTATTTTTGATGCTAAGTATGGTGAGTGGTTAGGATGCCACATGATTGGTGAAGGAGTAACGGATATGGTTGCTGAAGCTGTTGTTGCCAGAAAACTGGAAACTACAGGTCATGAGATCATCAAATCTATTCACCCGCACCCAACGGTTTCTGAAGCGATCATGGAAGCCGCAGCAGCAGCTTACGGTGAAGTGATCCACATATAA
- a CDS encoding helix-turn-helix domain-containing protein, whose protein sequence is MTLILTKKHFNVTPQKWLIAKTLELAYYQLMEKKEKPKDIYLEVGFEDLSHFSFSFKKKYGISPTQLKPTLE, encoded by the coding sequence ATGACTTTGATTCTTACTAAAAAGCACTTTAATGTCACTCCGCAAAAATGGCTGATCGCCAAAACACTCGAACTAGCCTATTATCAGCTGATGGAGAAGAAAGAGAAACCCAAAGACATATACCTTGAAGTAGGATTTGAAGACCTGTCTCATTTTTCTTTCTCTTTTAAAAAGAAATATGGTATATCTCCTACCCAACTCAAACCCACGTTAGAATGA
- a CDS encoding acyltransferase, protein MTEHSQRLYGLDHLRSLAIILVLLYHYRAFQHPGWVDSVGRFGWTGVDLFFVLSGFLISGQLFRELENTQTIHWKTFYIKRFFRIIPPYAFTLFLYFTFPFFREREALPQVWKLITFTQNFGLDVIDQGTFSHAWSLCIEEQFYLILPLFLLFLHQRNRFKYLVILIVLFIAFSLVFRFMMWNEFLKTSNRDSLEFWRVWYMKIYYPTYTRLDGLGIGVLIGYLMQFSSVFQQKVHRYGNPLFFAGTLLLGLSFWICNEQASEGASIFGFTGVAVSYGFMVMSAVSSSSFLFRSGSFITAQLAALSYAIYLSHKGIIHMVQHTLDYLGIQTADTISLFICLLACIAGALLYRFVIEQPFAQLKKRVLSSKV, encoded by the coding sequence ATGACAGAGCATTCACAAAGGCTTTATGGATTGGATCATTTACGCTCATTGGCAATTATACTGGTTTTATTATATCACTACCGCGCATTTCAGCATCCCGGCTGGGTTGACAGTGTAGGAAGGTTTGGGTGGACGGGTGTTGACCTGTTCTTTGTTTTAAGCGGATTTTTGATATCAGGCCAGCTGTTTCGGGAATTGGAAAATACGCAGACCATTCACTGGAAAACATTTTATATTAAACGTTTTTTCAGGATTATTCCACCTTATGCTTTTACCCTTTTCCTGTATTTTACTTTTCCTTTTTTTCGTGAACGGGAAGCATTGCCCCAGGTATGGAAATTGATCACTTTTACTCAGAATTTTGGCCTGGATGTTATTGATCAGGGAACATTTTCACATGCATGGTCATTATGCATAGAAGAACAGTTCTACCTCATTCTTCCTTTATTTCTTTTATTCCTGCACCAAAGGAATCGGTTTAAATATCTGGTTATTTTAATCGTTCTCTTCATCGCATTTTCCTTGGTGTTCAGATTCATGATGTGGAATGAGTTTTTAAAGACTTCGAATAGGGATTCCCTGGAATTTTGGAGAGTATGGTATATGAAAATTTATTATCCCACTTATACGAGATTGGATGGGCTGGGAATTGGGGTTCTGATTGGCTATTTGATGCAGTTCTCGTCAGTATTTCAACAGAAGGTTCACCGGTATGGAAACCCGCTTTTCTTTGCGGGAACGTTGTTATTGGGACTTTCGTTTTGGATCTGTAATGAACAGGCTTCAGAAGGAGCTTCAATATTTGGATTCACAGGGGTGGCGGTGAGTTACGGATTTATGGTGATGTCTGCTGTTTCATCATCTTCATTTCTTTTCCGTTCCGGGTCCTTTATTACAGCACAGCTGGCAGCTTTATCGTATGCGATTTATCTTTCCCATAAAGGAATTATCCATATGGTTCAGCATACCCTTGATTATTTAGGTATTCAGACCGCTGATACTATAAGTCTTTTTATTTGCCTGCTGGCCTGCATTGCCGGAGCGTTGCTGTATAGATTTGTGATTGAGCAGCCTTTTGCCCAGCTTAAAAAGAGGGTGTTGAGCAGTAAAGTGTAA
- a CDS encoding ABC transporter ATP-binding protein: MPLQIINLTKKFGEQTALNNINISIDKNEIIGLLGPNGAGKSTLMKSIVGALKIDQGEIIFNGQNIAEHEIESKKKIGFLPENNPLYLEMYVKEYLQFVANIHKISESRVDEVINLVGITPEKSKKISQLSKGYKQRVGLAQAIIHQPDLLILDEPTNGLDPNQIIEIRNVVKEIGQQKTVLLSTHIMQEVEALCSRVILIHKGNILQDCPIDEFKGRFGSLEEAFASYTAIPAE, from the coding sequence ATGCCGCTTCAGATAATCAATTTGACTAAAAAGTTTGGTGAGCAAACTGCCCTTAACAATATCAATATTTCTATTGATAAAAATGAGATCATCGGTCTTCTTGGCCCAAACGGTGCCGGAAAATCAACGTTGATGAAATCAATCGTAGGAGCGCTGAAAATTGATCAGGGTGAAATTATTTTTAACGGTCAGAATATTGCGGAACATGAGATCGAAAGCAAGAAAAAAATCGGATTCCTTCCTGAAAACAATCCGCTTTATCTGGAAATGTATGTAAAAGAATATCTTCAGTTTGTGGCCAACATCCATAAAATTTCTGAATCCAGGGTAGATGAGGTCATTAATCTGGTAGGGATCACCCCGGAAAAATCAAAAAAGATCAGCCAGCTTTCCAAAGGATATAAACAGCGTGTAGGACTTGCCCAGGCTATTATCCACCAGCCGGATCTCCTAATTCTTGATGAACCTACCAACGGACTGGATCCTAACCAGATCATCGAAATCCGAAATGTAGTGAAAGAAATTGGCCAGCAGAAAACAGTACTGCTTTCCACTCACATCATGCAGGAAGTCGAAGCACTCTGCTCACGCGTGATCCTTATTCATAAAGGAAATATCCTGCAGGACTGCCCTATTGATGAATTTAAAGGCAGATTTGGAAGTCTGGAAGAAGCTTTTGCGAGCTATACAGCCATTCCCGCTGAATAA
- a CDS encoding DUF6705 family protein yields MKNLFLIIVTLLSFSCKAQEYPLNTDPSEIPNNAYLKDMNNELDKYIGLWKGTWDGKTIYIQFKKVKYYFSVPGGTHPYYSDLIMGERKVVATNGTVEIDRITHFDEQGAEISGIFSSLRNGNWKRLYFSPKNMCGKSAALDITNFTGNQMTLHFEYMPSIYKEDCIHNSYVDQNGDFPINFPKDIVLTKQ; encoded by the coding sequence ATGAAGAACTTATTTTTAATTATAGTAACATTACTTTCATTTTCTTGCAAAGCTCAGGAATACCCTCTTAATACTGACCCAAGTGAAATTCCAAATAATGCTTATTTAAAGGATATGAACAATGAACTGGATAAGTACATTGGCTTATGGAAAGGAACCTGGGATGGTAAAACTATTTATATCCAGTTTAAAAAAGTTAAATATTATTTTTCAGTTCCTGGAGGAACTCATCCTTATTATAGTGATTTAATAATGGGAGAAAGAAAAGTAGTAGCAACTAACGGAACTGTAGAAATTGATAGGATTACTCATTTCGACGAGCAGGGTGCTGAAATAAGCGGAATATTTTCAAGCTTGAGAAATGGAAACTGGAAAAGATTATACTTTTCTCCTAAAAATATGTGTGGAAAGTCTGCTGCTTTAGATATTACAAATTTCACCGGAAATCAAATGACACTCCATTTTGAGTATATGCCAAGTATTTATAAAGAAGACTGTATTCATAACAGCTATGTAGATCAAAATGGTGATTTTCCTATTAACTTTCCAAAGGATATTGTTCTTACTAAGCAATAA
- a CDS encoding nuclear transport factor 2 family protein encodes MKKDSLLFSAANSGNIEKLKMFFTENLEFFHDVGGLANYKETIDNFTRVAKNYAHTRRVLVPESVEIYPIKDYGAIQTGSHQFCRLENGLLINCGTFKFVHIWKQTPDGWKISRVISYGH; translated from the coding sequence ATGAAAAAGGACAGCCTTCTTTTTAGTGCTGCCAACTCAGGAAATATTGAAAAACTCAAAATGTTTTTTACTGAAAACCTCGAGTTCTTCCATGATGTTGGTGGTCTGGCAAACTATAAAGAAACTATTGATAATTTCACTAGAGTAGCTAAAAACTATGCACACACCCGAAGAGTTTTAGTTCCTGAATCTGTGGAAATATATCCTATTAAAGATTATGGGGCTATACAAACCGGGAGCCATCAATTTTGCCGTCTGGAAAATGGTTTACTGATCAATTGTGGAACATTCAAATTTGTTCATATCTGGAAACAAACCCCTGATGGATGGAAAATCTCAAGAGTGATCAGCTATGGACATTAA
- a CDS encoding adenosine kinase, with translation MKRKYFTYVLLFGFPLFGCQHKAVDESTYRQNWKLLEQENEALAFDADLQLSDAELTLDKKLFQLRKQFLSETEKQKIALYNSSFNEIKPFIESSKLFQVIQSMPKGGLLHTHSGGITDVKWVIAAARRYPECYVYDQQDNDQFIFGQLAFFENGKVPKGFVSLNKKLDSDPNFEKKLQELLILKRDNLCKYTDYWIEFEKRFKRISLLLPYRPFFKEYYAKGFRDLAKDKVQHVEIRFIFDELYDFQHEKYPLKTSVTDLQDVVKEIHKSDPQFSLKLIYSSFKFLDPESIDKQLETAFQLKKEFPDMISGFDLVADEAAGHSIYSFLKNWTKLGVLTKKYGVDMPLFLHAGESNSVFNKNVLDISLLNNQRIGHGLNLIYFPKTIELIKKQNKLVEVSPISNQILGYVSDLRNHPARVLLSNGIQCSINSDDPSVYGYEGLSYDFWVAFIYWELDIKALKKLVFNSINYASMNENEKKQALAYLNKQWMDFILKNNQKLD, from the coding sequence ATGAAGAGAAAATATTTTACTTATGTTCTGCTTTTTGGATTTCCTTTATTCGGGTGCCAGCATAAAGCGGTTGACGAATCCACCTACCGGCAGAACTGGAAATTATTAGAGCAGGAAAATGAAGCGTTAGCTTTTGATGCTGACCTCCAATTGTCTGATGCTGAACTTACATTAGATAAAAAACTATTTCAGTTACGAAAGCAGTTCCTTAGTGAAACAGAAAAGCAAAAGATCGCTTTATATAATAGCTCCTTTAATGAAATAAAACCATTCATTGAAAGCAGCAAACTGTTTCAGGTCATTCAGTCAATGCCCAAAGGAGGCTTGCTGCACACGCATAGCGGAGGGATAACAGATGTAAAATGGGTAATTGCAGCGGCAAGAAGGTACCCGGAATGTTATGTTTATGATCAGCAAGATAATGACCAGTTTATTTTTGGGCAGCTGGCATTTTTTGAAAACGGGAAAGTTCCGAAAGGATTTGTCAGCCTCAATAAAAAGCTGGATTCAGACCCTAATTTTGAAAAGAAATTACAGGAGCTTCTCATCCTGAAACGAGACAACCTCTGTAAGTATACAGATTATTGGATTGAATTTGAGAAGCGTTTTAAACGGATTAGCTTATTGTTGCCTTACCGTCCTTTTTTTAAAGAATATTATGCAAAAGGCTTCAGGGATTTAGCGAAAGATAAAGTGCAGCACGTGGAAATCAGATTTATCTTTGATGAGCTCTACGATTTTCAACATGAAAAATATCCTTTAAAGACTTCGGTCACTGATCTGCAGGATGTCGTTAAAGAAATACACAAATCAGATCCGCAGTTTAGCCTGAAACTAATTTATTCAAGCTTTAAATTTTTAGATCCTGAAAGTATTGACAAGCAGCTTGAAACAGCTTTTCAGCTTAAAAAAGAATTTCCGGATATGATTTCCGGTTTTGATCTTGTGGCAGATGAAGCTGCAGGACACAGTATTTATTCTTTCCTGAAAAATTGGACAAAATTGGGTGTGCTGACGAAAAAATATGGAGTAGACATGCCTTTGTTCCTTCATGCCGGTGAAAGTAATTCTGTCTTTAACAAAAATGTCCTTGATATTTCATTATTGAACAACCAAAGGATTGGGCACGGCTTAAACCTGATTTATTTCCCCAAAACAATAGAGCTGATCAAAAAACAGAATAAATTGGTGGAGGTAAGCCCAATAAGCAATCAGATTTTAGGATATGTGAGTGACCTAAGGAATCACCCGGCTAGAGTTTTGTTAAGTAACGGGATACAGTGTTCCATTAATAGTGATGATCCGTCAGTGTATGGTTATGAAGGTCTCAGTTACGATTTCTGGGTAGCTTTTATCTATTGGGAACTGGATATAAAAGCCCTGAAAAAACTTGTTTTTAATTCAATCAACTACGCTTCTATGAATGAAAATGAAAAAAAACAGGCTCTTGCGTATCTGAACAAACAATGGATGGACTTTATCTTAAAAAACAATCAGAAGCTAGACTAA
- a CDS encoding PhzF family phenazine biosynthesis protein produces the protein MKLELYQIDAFTDELFHGNPACVVPLKNWLPDEILLKIARENAVAETAFFIDNGNTIHLRWFTPEIEMDLCGHATLATAHCLVSILNYQNNSIVFETKSGELTVDIKDGFYYMDFPSRMPETSTLPDNIAKSLNVQPREVFKSRDYVLVYDSEEDIKNINIERSIFDRINLDPGGVVVTAAGTDSDFVSRYFTPQSSILEDPVTGSAHCSLIPFWASRLGKDKLFARQLSERGGQLYCENKNERVIVAGKARTYSMGHLWIE, from the coding sequence ATGAAGTTAGAATTATATCAAATAGATGCCTTTACAGATGAGCTTTTCCATGGAAACCCTGCGTGTGTTGTTCCTTTAAAAAACTGGTTACCAGACGAGATTCTCTTAAAGATAGCCCGTGAAAATGCCGTAGCAGAAACGGCTTTCTTTATTGATAATGGCAATACGATTCATCTGAGATGGTTTACGCCTGAAATAGAGATGGACTTATGCGGGCATGCTACCCTTGCCACAGCTCATTGCTTAGTTTCCATCTTAAACTATCAGAATAACAGCATCGTTTTTGAAACCAAAAGCGGTGAATTAACCGTCGATATAAAAGACGGCTTTTATTATATGGATTTCCCGTCAAGAATGCCTGAAACATCTACTCTTCCTGATAATATAGCCAAGTCTCTCAACGTACAGCCAAGAGAAGTCTTCAAGTCAAGAGACTATGTTCTGGTATATGATTCTGAGGAAGATATAAAAAATATCAACATTGAAAGATCCATTTTTGATCGTATCAATCTGGATCCGGGAGGTGTTGTGGTGACAGCGGCAGGTACTGACAGTGATTTTGTCTCAAGATATTTTACCCCGCAGTCATCAATCCTTGAAGATCCTGTTACCGGCTCTGCGCACTGCTCGCTTATTCCGTTCTGGGCGTCAAGATTAGGAAAAGATAAGCTTTTTGCCCGCCAGCTGTCCGAAAGAGGCGGCCAGCTCTATTGTGAAAACAAAAATGAAAGAGTGATTGTGGCAGGTAAAGCCAGAACCTATTCTATGGGACATCTATGGATAGAATAA
- a CDS encoding sensor histidine kinase, with the protein MKNISAMLIRQNIYFQLFFWIALFLFGTARSYGEYDAGVSKDIIIYNFCHWIFQIFGANWIYFILIRNFFDRKKYIAFTLLLMASLYIISVINRIFIVYVAEPFFINETKDSIFSIFTDLRYLLLHYTFPIVSGAFIFVSILFFIRYKDEKERAAKLQKEKAELELKSLKSQLNPHFLFNTLNNIYSLSLTHSEKTSQSISQLSDILDYILYKGQKKWVSVSDEMTIVKDYIALEGLRYHHERLKINQQILFSSSNTIPPLLYLTLVENAFKHGAGKSSGQTTINIEVQTNDKNSVFSIENTYSQDQDKNEKGIGLENIKRQLEHYYHENFIFKISRENNIFKVEITTPSRYD; encoded by the coding sequence ATGAAGAACATTTCCGCAATGCTGATCAGGCAGAATATATATTTCCAGCTTTTCTTTTGGATCGCTTTATTCCTTTTTGGTACTGCGAGAAGCTACGGAGAATATGATGCCGGGGTATCTAAAGACATCATTATTTACAATTTCTGCCACTGGATTTTTCAGATTTTCGGGGCTAACTGGATTTACTTTATCCTCATCCGGAATTTTTTTGACCGGAAAAAATATATTGCATTTACGCTGCTTCTGATGGCCAGCCTTTATATCATTTCGGTCATCAACAGGATTTTTATTGTTTATGTGGCAGAACCTTTTTTTATTAATGAAACTAAAGACAGTATTTTCAGCATTTTTACAGATCTCAGATACCTTTTGCTGCATTACACTTTCCCTATTGTCAGCGGGGCATTCATCTTTGTTTCCATTCTGTTTTTTATAAGATATAAAGATGAAAAAGAACGTGCGGCAAAGCTTCAGAAAGAGAAAGCAGAGCTGGAATTAAAATCTCTAAAGTCTCAGCTTAACCCCCATTTTCTGTTTAATACCCTGAATAATATCTATTCCCTTTCATTGACGCATTCTGAGAAGACCTCCCAGTCTATCAGCCAGCTTTCGGATATTTTAGATTATATTTTGTATAAAGGACAGAAAAAATGGGTGTCGGTCTCAGATGAAATGACCATTGTGAAAGACTATATTGCCCTGGAAGGTCTTCGGTATCATCATGAAAGATTAAAGATAAACCAACAGATTTTATTCAGCTCCTCCAACACCATTCCCCCGCTTCTGTATCTTACTTTAGTAGAAAATGCGTTTAAACACGGTGCGGGGAAAAGCTCGGGACAGACAACCATCAACATAGAGGTACAGACCAATGATAAGAATTCTGTTTTCAGTATTGAAAACACTTACAGCCAGGATCAGGATAAGAATGAAAAAGGAATCGGACTTGAAAATATAAAAAGACAGCTTGAACATTATTATCATGAAAATTTTATATTTAAAATCTCCCGGGAAAACAATATTTTTAAGGTTGAAATAACAACTCCTTCACGATATGATTAA
- a CDS encoding alpha/beta fold hydrolase produces the protein MIWKKDGSGFYFTSTKRNGGDRDIYYMNPLKPEETQPVLELKGGGWGISDISDDNKKLLITEYVSANDSYLYIYDLATKKLESLTDRKEKGVVQLNASFGKDSDEIYYVTDRDNEFSRLAVLNVKTKKTSYLTTSIPWNVEGYDLSKDKSRLSFITNESGINKLYMLNTDTRKFSPVGNIPVGLIGGGKFSGDGKSLYFSQSAANSGSDIYKMDVASQNIERWTESEQGEMQPADMAIPKLIEWKSFDGMKITGFYYPASSKFTGKRPVLISIHGGPEGQSMASSLGQANYFPNEMGIAMIAPNVRGSSGFGKTYIAADNGYLRMNSVKDIGALLDWIAKQPELDKERIMITGGSYGGFMTLATAYEYADRIRCSMDVVGISDFNTFLKNTEEYRRDLRRVEYGDERIPKMAEFFTKIAPLNNIDKINKPMFIVQGTNDPRVPVSEAIQMRDKLKAQGKTVWYLEAKNEGHGFRKKENVDFQRLAMIRFMQEYLLK, from the coding sequence ATTATATGGAAAAAAGACGGTTCCGGTTTTTATTTTACTTCGACGAAAAGAAATGGCGGAGACCGGGATATTTATTATATGAACCCGCTAAAACCGGAGGAAACCCAGCCTGTTCTGGAGCTGAAAGGTGGAGGATGGGGAATCAGTGATATTTCTGATGACAACAAAAAACTGTTGATCACAGAATATGTTTCTGCGAATGATTCCTACCTGTATATTTATGATCTGGCGACGAAAAAGCTGGAATCTCTTACAGACAGAAAGGAGAAGGGAGTGGTACAGCTTAATGCTTCTTTTGGAAAAGATTCTGATGAGATCTATTATGTCACAGACCGTGATAATGAATTCAGCAGGCTGGCTGTATTGAATGTAAAAACAAAAAAGACCAGCTATCTGACGACTTCCATTCCCTGGAATGTGGAAGGGTATGACCTCTCTAAAGACAAATCCAGGCTTTCTTTCATCACCAATGAAAGTGGGATCAACAAGCTGTACATGTTGAATACCGATACCCGGAAATTTAGTCCTGTAGGCAATATTCCTGTTGGACTTATCGGAGGAGGCAAATTTTCAGGAGATGGAAAATCCCTTTATTTCTCACAGTCTGCAGCCAATTCAGGTTCAGACATCTATAAAATGGATGTAGCTTCCCAGAATATTGAAAGATGGACGGAAAGCGAGCAGGGAGAAATGCAGCCTGCTGACATGGCCATTCCGAAACTGATTGAATGGAAAAGCTTTGACGGGATGAAAATTACAGGGTTTTATTATCCGGCATCCTCAAAATTTACAGGCAAAAGACCGGTTCTGATTTCAATCCATGGAGGTCCGGAAGGGCAATCGATGGCCTCTTCGCTCGGCCAGGCGAATTATTTTCCCAATGAAATGGGGATTGCTATGATTGCTCCTAACGTAAGAGGTTCTTCAGGATTCGGAAAAACATATATCGCAGCAGACAATGGATATCTGAGAATGAATTCGGTAAAAGATATCGGAGCTTTATTAGACTGGATCGCAAAACAGCCTGAACTGGATAAAGAAAGGATCATGATCACCGGAGGAAGTTACGGAGGGTTCATGACCCTGGCAACCGCGTATGAATATGCTGACAGAATCAGGTGTTCTATGGATGTTGTAGGCATTTCTGATTTCAATACATTCCTTAAAAACACGGAAGAATACAGAAGAGATCTGAGGAGAGTGGAATATGGTGATGAAAGAATTCCTAAAATGGCAGAATTCTTTACAAAAATTGCCCCTTTGAATAATATCGACAAGATTAACAAGCCGATGTTTATCGTTCAGGGAACCAATGATCCGAGAGTCCCTGTATCTGAAGCTATTCAGATGCGTGATAAACTGAAAGCTCAAGGAAAAACAGTGTGGTATCTTGAAGCGAAAAATGAAGGCCACGGCTTTAGGAAGAAAGAAAATGTAGATTTCCAGCGTTTGGCAATGATCCGATTTATGCAGGAATACCTGCTGAAATAA
- a CDS encoding LytTR family DNA-binding domain-containing protein, translating into MINCIIVDDEPLAAALLEKHISRIDHLKLIGKAENAMNAYTIIQNQSVDLMFLDIQMPHLNGIEFLKSLSQRPKTIFTTAYRDFAIEGFELEAVDYLLKPITFERFFRSVERILRTAQDAKQDFMLIKTEGMHRKIMLSEIAYFESQGNDIRVVLSSQESFISKNKITDLEKTLSGKGFVRIHRSFIINAQFITAFSNNEVLLGNHQIPVGRSYKNEFDTFIAIISKRSINN; encoded by the coding sequence ATGATTAACTGTATTATTGTAGATGACGAGCCTTTGGCAGCAGCATTATTGGAGAAGCATATCTCCAGGATCGATCATTTAAAGCTGATAGGAAAGGCTGAAAATGCCATGAATGCTTATACAATAATTCAAAACCAATCGGTAGACCTTATGTTCTTAGATATTCAGATGCCGCACCTGAACGGAATTGAATTTTTAAAATCCCTTTCCCAAAGACCTAAAACCATTTTTACGACTGCCTATCGTGATTTTGCTATTGAAGGTTTTGAACTGGAAGCAGTAGATTATCTTCTGAAACCCATTACTTTTGAACGGTTTTTCAGATCTGTAGAGCGCATACTGAGAACGGCTCAAGATGCTAAACAGGATTTCATGCTTATCAAAACAGAGGGAATGCACCGGAAAATTATGCTTTCGGAGATCGCTTATTTTGAAAGCCAGGGAAACGACATCAGAGTGGTACTTTCTTCCCAGGAGAGTTTTATTTCAAAAAATAAAATCACCGATCTGGAGAAAACTTTGTCTGGTAAAGGCTTTGTAAGAATTCACAGATCTTTTATCATTAATGCTCAATTCATTACTGCATTCAGTAATAATGAGGTTCTTCTTGGCAATCATCAAATCCCTGTGGGAAGAAGTTATAAAAATGAATTTGATACTTTTATAGCTATTATTTCTAAACGTTCTATTAACAACTAA